The Setaria italica strain Yugu1 chromosome IX, Setaria_italica_v2.0, whole genome shotgun sequence genome has a window encoding:
- the LOC111255699 gene encoding 4-hydroxyphenylacetaldehyde oxime monooxygenase-like: protein MNVWATGRDPARWDNPEEFNPDRFEGKDVDFNGTHFELVPFGAGRRMCPGMALGVATTEFALANLLYCFNWELPRGVRPEDVSMEEAGGLTVHKKTPVVLVPTRYKCKC, encoded by the coding sequence ATGAACGTGTGGGCTACCGGCAGGGACCCCGCGAGGTGGGACAACCCGGAGGAGTTCAACCCGGACAGGTTCGAGGGGAAGGACGTCGACTTCAACGGGACACACTTCGAGCTTGTGCCCTTCGGCGCCGGCCGGAGGATGTGCCCCGGGATGGCCTTGGGAGTGGCCACCACAGAGTTCGCGCTGGCCAACCTGCTCTACTGCTTCAACTGGGAGCTCCCACGAGGCGTGAGGCCCGAGGACGTGAGCATGGAAGAGGCCGGAGGGCTCACGGTCCATAAGAAAACGCCGGTTGTGCTCGTGCCCACCAGATATAAGTGCAAGTGTTAA